From Bacteroidales bacterium:
TTAGTAGCCTCGATTCGGGGTGTGTGAGAATTATTTTCCGCCCATTCCCACCAGTGCCGTCCATGTCCGTTAAGCGTACCCTTCCCGGTAAGAGCAATATTTTCAACATCTCTTGCATAGATCAATGGTGAATAATTGTAGGCTTGGACCCCTTCAGGTCTTTGAAGCACAACGGGTAAATAATCTTCTTTATCTTTACTGAAATGAACCACTGCATTTTCAGCAACATGCAGGTTAATATGGCTCATCAGATGAATGGGGCCGGTCCACCATTCGCCCTCGGGTATGAGGACTTTACCCCCGCCTGCTTTATGAGCGTCTTCGATGGCCGCGTGTATGGCTTTTGTGTTTTGATCTTTCCCATCAGAGCCGGCTTCAGCGCCATAATCTTTTATATTGAATGTATTATCCGGAAATTCCGGCCTTTTTAAATCCGGCATATCAAATGGTGCATTGACCGGGGCAATCTCTTCAGGAACTTCGACAGGTTCATCCGGTGAAGTCGCGGCGGCACTCATACCAAATGCTAAAAACAATATGAGGGTTACGAAATACTTATGGATACTTGGTGTTTTCATTTTATATACCTCCAAATTTTAGATTTATAAAAGCAGATGTAATACTTATTAATGAATGTTGGATAAATATAATAAATTTAATTTAAATTAATGAAACAGCAAAAACAGTAGATTTAGACATTTCAGTTTTCCTTCTTCAGATTTTTTACATCTTCAAACAAAAAGGATGGGTTGTTGCTGGTGGGTTTTACTGCCTGAATATCTGTCAGATACAATCCGTTGATGTCATCAAAGACAAATGCAGGGCGGGCTTCGTCAGTTTTATAATCAAGCTGAACACCGTGAAATCTTAAATTATTCACATGACGGCAATAAAAACCATAAGCAGGCAACTTGCCAAACATTCGTCTTGCAGGATAACTGTCTACCTCCTCGGGAACATCACGGTGGATGAGTTCTTTGCTTCCCCCACCCTGAAAGGTAAGCCTTATATTCTCCAATGTTATATTTTCTGCTGACTGTTCAGGAACACCTGTGATGGAACAACCCACATCATCAAGTCCCGTGGCAATGATGTTGCTAAGAATGACATTTTGAAGTGAACCAACGTCCGGTATATCCATCCCTTTTTCACGGATGTATTGTTTTTCATTGGGTCTGCCCGATCCTTCAGCCAGATAAGGACGAGCGCGATCACCCAGACGTATGAAAATCCCCCCTTTAGCATTGACCATGGTAATATTTGAAATCATGACACGGTCCATGGTGCCGCCATCAACCATTTCCAATGCTATACCGGCGTTACGTACATTGTAAATGGTACAATTGGACACAGTGATATTTTTGAACCCACCCGTTGATTCTGTACCACATTTAAATGCATTGGTATGACTGCGTAAAATACAATTTGTAATGGTAATATTCTCACAATCTTTAGGTGCTGTAGCTTTTAGCACGATGGCATCATCCCCGCTGTTGATTTCGCAATCAGATATGCGCACTTTATTGCAACAATCGATGTCAATGCCATCAT
This genomic window contains:
- a CDS encoding glycoside hydrolase family 28 protein, which codes for MKRRKFIKDIAVGSTLSMLPLSWVLGKDKQDIAAPQPAQDPVYNIENFGAKGDGTTLNTESIKKAINTCHANGGGTVYFPAGRYLSGTIVFKSHVTLSLGAGAVLLGSTKLRHFPEKTPEFRSYTDVNYTNKSLIYAEKVTNIAITGRGVIDGQGEEEPYQLGGDPKNYKKRPFMIRMIECENVLVRDITLTNSPMWVQHYLACENVNIDGITIHSNANVNNDGIDIDCCNKVRISDCEINSGDDAIVLKATAPKDCENITITNCILRSHTNAFKCGTESTGGFKNITVSNCTIYNVRNAGIALEMVDGGTMDRVMISNITMVNAKGGIFIRLGDRARPYLAEGSGRPNEKQYIREKGMDIPDVGSLQNVILSNIIATGLDDVGCSITGVPEQSAENITLENIRLTFQGGGSKELIHRDVPEEVDSYPARRMFGKLPAYGFYCRHVNNLRFHGVQLDYKTDEARPAFVFDDINGLYLTDIQAVKPTSNNPSFLFEDVKNLKKEN